In Zingiber officinale cultivar Zhangliang chromosome 8B, Zo_v1.1, whole genome shotgun sequence, a single genomic region encodes these proteins:
- the LOC122013824 gene encoding uncharacterized protein LOC122013824 gives MAYPQSNGQTEVTNREKVWGLKVKLDHVGGNWVEELPSILWAYRTTPRESTGLTPFHLVYDNEAVVSVEVGVPSIRRLLYDPKNTERRLSKLDLISETREKTVARLTAYREWMHQNYDKKVISRFFGEGDLVWKRIILAGQVTKLALQWDAPYKLFERKIHGRGMSTTGICTKYPIG, from the exons ATGgcgtatcctcagagcaatggacAGACCGAGGTTACTAACAGAGAGAAAGTCTGGGGGCTAAAGGTCAAGTTGGACCATGTGGGCGgcaattgggtggaagagctTCCCAGCATCCTTTGGGCATACCGAACGACTCCACGAGAAAGTACAGGGCTCACTCCCTTTCATCTCGTCTACGACAATGAAGCAGTCGTGTCGGTAGAGGTTGGGGTTCCATCCATCCGGCGGTTACTGTATGATCCGAAGAATACCGAGCGGCGACTTTCAAAGCTGGATCTTATCAGTGAAACTCGCGAGAAGACGGTTGCCCGGTTAACCGCGTACCGAGAATGGATGCATCAAAACTATGATAAGAAGGTGATCTCCCGTTTCTTTGGAgaaggggatttggtatggaaaaggaTCATACTGGCAGGACAAGTAACTAAGTTAGCACTTCAGTGGGATGCCCCTTATAAG TTGTTTGAGAGAAAGATCCATGGTCGGGGAATGAGTACTACAGGCATATGCACAAAGTACCCGATTGGGTAA
- the LOC122013826 gene encoding uncharacterized protein LOC122013826: protein MDSVNRSDRDLLGPNNQQIPKLVAVFAEVLCGGKDLALEQTISRIISLLRKIQQTLPPAVLASTWSTLQPQQQLALQSVLSS from the exons ATGGATTCTGTTAACAGGTCGGATAGGGATCTTTTGGGTCCTAACAATCAGCAAATTCCTAAACTGGTTGCGGTGTTTGCAGAG GTTCTATGCGGAGGGAAGGATCTGGCTTTGGAACAGACTATCAGTAGAATCATCAGTCTCTTGAGAAAGATTCAACAAACACTCCCACCTGCTGTCCTCGCCTCTACCTGGTCTACCCTGCAGCCTCAGCAACAGCTTGCTTTGCAATCTGTATTATCATCGTAA